One window of Equus caballus isolate H_3958 breed thoroughbred chromosome 3, TB-T2T, whole genome shotgun sequence genomic DNA carries:
- the SHISA3 gene encoding protein shisa-3 homolog, producing MGALLALCLLLGWLRWGPAGAQQSGEYCHGWVDVQGNYHEGFQCPEDFDTLDATICCGSCALRYCCAAADARLEQGGCTNDRSELEHPGITAQPVYVPFLIVGSIFIAFIILGSLVAIYCCTCLRPKEPSQQPIRFSLRSYQTETLPMILTSTSLRAPSRQSSTATSSSSTGGSIRRFSFARAEPGCLVPSPPPPYTTGHPIHLTQPSGFLVSPQYFTYPLQQEPPLPGKSCPDFSSS from the exons ATGGGGGCGCTGCTGGcgctctgcctcctcctgggcTGGCTGCGCTGGGGTCCGGCGGGGGCACAGCAGTCCGGAGAGTACTGCCACGGCTGGGTGGACGTGCAGGGCAACTACCACGAGGGCTTCCAGTGCCCGGAGGACTTCGACACGCTGGACGCCACCATCTGCTGCGGCTCCTGCGCGCTGCGCTACTGCTGCGCCGCGGCCGACGCCCGGCTGGAGCAGGGCGGCTGCACCAACGACCGCAGCGAGCTGGAGCACCCGGGCATCACGGCGC AGCCTGTCTACGTTCCCTTCCTGATCGTCGGCTCCATCTTCATTGCCTTCATCATCCTGGGCTCTTTGGTGGCTATTTATTGCTGTACCTGCTTGAGACCCAAGGAGCCCTCGCAGCAGCCAATCCGCTTCTCGCTCCGCAGCTATCAGACAGAGACCCTGCCCATGATCTTGACCTCCACCAGCCTCAGGGCACCTTCCAGACAGTCCAGCACAGCCACCAGCTCCAGCTCCACAGGGGGCTCCATCCGCAGGTTCTCCTTTgccagggcagagccaggctgctTGGTGCCCTCGCCACCCCCGCCTTACACCACAGGCCACCCAATCCACCTGACCCAGCCATCTGGTTTCCTGGTGTCACCCCAGTACTTCACTTACCCGCTGCAGCAGGAGCCCCCGCTGCCTGGGAAGAGCTGTCCGGACTTCAGTTCCAGTTGA